The following proteins come from a genomic window of Dreissena polymorpha isolate Duluth1 chromosome 1, UMN_Dpol_1.0, whole genome shotgun sequence:
- the LOC127856351 gene encoding uncharacterized protein LOC127856351, with translation MGVYGALIVKKKDEVEAAEHVVMIQDYNNRFTFLDLHTQGLYGIFYPGGANFFPVRQIDGTISSVMEMTSSLINGRGRIMNGANDVTLTPLTVFTVVTGTVYRLRIINTATILQYVFSIDGHKLTVLSVDGNDVKPFETDRVVLHTGERCDVTIQANQPVKNYWVRAETLRIERQNHVYAILRYSGANIEDPTTVPTTCTIENPCTVFNCPFLTFPGWSCKSMDSVETPSADPVPTADDGPFKEFFVNTGFMFYGGKMVGQMNGVNNIMPKVSALTQPNDVTGTCDQFSDCGAEKMCTCTHVISVNMGDVVQLNFLNNGLFAIAHHSVHTHGYIFRLLKIGNRLSNASWTSPNDVNLGDNEDVDCRSAQRATAVCNNATWANPSWRNGNIPGIKMDHAVWKDTVTVPAGGYAVIRFKADNHGLWMVHCHMELHSTAMGLVALFK, from the coding sequence ATGGGAGTGTACGGCGCTCTGATAGTGAAAAAGAAAGACGAGGTCGAAGCCGCCGAACACGTCGTGATGATCCAGGACTATAACAACCGCTTCACGTTTCTAGACCTTCACACTCAGGGACTCTACGGGATCTTTTACCCCGGGGGAGCAAACTTCTTTCCCGTGCGACAAATTGACGGCACCATTTCCTCAGTCATGGAAATGACGTCATCATTGATCAACGGACGTGGGCGCATTATGAATGGTGCAAATGACGTCACGCTGACGCCTTTAACAGTGTTTACTGTCGTCACCGGAACAGTGTATAGGTTAAGAATCATCAATACTGCGACCATTCTCCAGTACGTCTTCTCTATCGACGGCCACAAGCTGACGGTTTTGTCAGTTGACGGTAATGACGTCAAGCCGTTCGAGACTGATCGAGTCGTACTGCATACTGGGGAGAGGTGTGACGTCACCATACAAGCGAACCAACCCGTTAAAAATTATTGGGTGAGAGCGGAAACGTTGCGAATTGAAAGGCAAAATCACGTGTATGCCATTTTGAGATATTCTGGAGCAAACATCGAAGATCCGACAACCGTACCGACGACGTGCACGATAGAGAATCCTTGCACCGTGTTTAACTGCCCATTTCTCACATTCCCTGGATGGTCATGCAAATCGATGGATAGCGTGGAGACCCCTTCCGCTGACCCTGTACCTACAGCGGATGATGGCCCATTTAAGGAATTCTTTGTCAACACGGGCTTCATGTTTTACGGAGGGAAGATGGTAGGACAAATGAACGGCGTTAACAACATAATGCCAAAAGTGTCCGCGCTGACGCAACCTAATGACGTCACTGGGACCTGTGACCAGTTTAGTGATTGCGGCGCGGAGAAAATGTGCACATGCACACATGTAATCAGCGTCAATATGGGCGACGTCGTTCAACTGAACTTCCTGAACAACGGACTATTTGCGATAGCGCATCACTCTGTGCATACGCATGGCTACATTTTTCGGTTACTCAAAATCGGAAATCGTCTATCAAATGCATCGTGGACGAGTCCCAATGACGTGAATTTGGGGGATAACGAGGATGTAGACTGCCGGAGCGCACAGCGTGCGACTGCTGTCTGCAACAACGCAACATGGGCTAATCCATCATGGCGGAACGGTAACATCCCCGGGATCAAAATGGACCACGCCGTGTGGAAGGATACAGTCACAGTTCCCGCGGGAGGCTATGCGGTTATACGGTTCAAGGCCGACAACCATGGACTGTGGATGGTTCACTGTCACATGGAGTTGCACAGCACGGCCATGGGTCTGGTGGCACTATTTAAATAG